A genomic region of Ignavibacteria bacterium contains the following coding sequences:
- a CDS encoding DUF2249 domain-containing protein: MITKEMKISEILKLYPETLQIFLKMSPHFKKLENKILRKALAGRVNVEQAAKIAGVDPNHLLFELNKAINSQIQEEIISDNNLDNTLNLENQKSEFLINILEEKIIELDVRPILDSGIDPFNDIMKKVKNLKDDEVLLIINSFEPVPLYSVLGRKGFDHFTKKEGDTFKIYFFKKQISDDNLKIFKEPNEEIDINDFEKVIELNVRDLPPPEPMMKILEALSQIDEKSVLLVHHHREPVMLYPKLEERGYEAITYQVDENYYKVLIMKKRN; encoded by the coding sequence ATGATTACAAAAGAAATGAAAATCTCAGAAATTTTGAAACTATATCCCGAAACACTGCAAATTTTTCTGAAAATGAGTCCGCACTTCAAAAAATTAGAAAATAAAATTCTACGAAAAGCTTTAGCCGGTCGAGTTAATGTTGAACAAGCTGCTAAAATCGCTGGAGTTGATCCTAACCATTTACTATTTGAATTAAACAAAGCAATTAATTCTCAAATTCAAGAAGAAATCATCAGTGATAACAACTTAGATAATACATTAAATCTTGAAAATCAAAAATCAGAATTCTTAATTAATATACTCGAGGAAAAAATCATCGAGTTAGATGTTCGACCCATTCTTGATTCAGGCATCGATCCATTTAACGATATTATGAAAAAAGTAAAGAATTTAAAGGATGATGAAGTTCTTTTAATCATTAATTCATTTGAACCTGTTCCATTGTATTCAGTTCTTGGTAGAAAAGGTTTTGATCATTTTACTAAAAAAGAAGGCGACACCTTTAAAATTTACTTTTTCAAGAAGCAGATTTCCGATGATAATCTCAAAATTTTTAAAGAACCGAATGAAGAAATTGATATTAATGATTTCGAGAAAGTAATTGAATTAAATGTTCGTGACTTACCTCCCCCTGAACCAATGATGAAAATTTTAGAGGCATTATCACAAATTGACGAAAAATCTGTCCTTCTGGTTCATCATCATCGTGAACCAGTAATGCTCTATCCAAAACTCGAAGAGCGAGGATACGAAGCCATAACATATCAGGTTGATGAGAATTATTACAAAGTTCTGATAATGAAGAAAAGGAATTAA
- a CDS encoding PorV/PorQ family protein — protein MKMKILTFIVLTSFLNVFSQTKVGSTAAPFLNIGVGPRAISMGGGFSATANDVTALYWNPAGISRTENNEAMFAHTSWFADITFNWAGAKVNLGDLGAVGLSVTYLDYGKMEVTTLREQDGTGEFFTAKDMSLALSYAYNLTDRFSIGGSVKYINQSIWNSSASAIAFDLGTLFYSEIFNMRIAATISNFGTDMQLSGKDLLVLYDIDPNIYGNNDQILANLRTDSYPLPLLFRVGVALDLLNTPMNKITVGVDALHPNDNSESLNVGAEYTFNNFLALRAGYKNLFLKNSEEGLTLGVGVKYDFYPGFGINFDYAYQDFGILKNTQHFSISVRF, from the coding sequence ATGAAAATGAAGATTTTAACCTTTATAGTTTTAACATCATTCCTGAATGTATTTTCTCAAACTAAGGTTGGTTCAACAGCTGCACCTTTCCTGAATATCGGAGTTGGTCCACGAGCAATTTCAATGGGTGGTGGATTTAGTGCAACGGCTAATGATGTAACAGCTCTTTACTGGAATCCAGCAGGGATTTCAAGGACTGAAAATAACGAAGCGATGTTTGCTCATACAAGCTGGTTTGCCGATATAACTTTTAATTGGGCTGGTGCTAAGGTTAATCTTGGAGATTTAGGTGCAGTTGGTTTAAGCGTTACTTATCTCGATTATGGTAAAATGGAAGTAACAACTCTGAGAGAACAAGATGGAACTGGTGAATTCTTTACTGCAAAAGATATGTCGTTAGCTTTAAGTTATGCTTATAATTTGACCGATCGATTTTCAATCGGTGGAAGCGTAAAATATATCAATCAAAGTATCTGGAATTCATCAGCAAGTGCAATTGCATTCGATTTAGGTACATTGTTCTATTCAGAAATTTTTAATATGAGAATTGCAGCTACTATTTCTAACTTTGGAACAGATATGCAATTGAGCGGAAAAGATTTACTTGTACTCTACGATATTGATCCAAATATTTACGGCAATAATGATCAAATACTTGCAAATCTTAGAACAGATAGCTATCCACTTCCGCTTTTATTTAGAGTTGGAGTTGCTCTTGATTTACTAAACACTCCAATGAATAAAATTACTGTTGGAGTTGATGCTCTTCATCCTAATGATAATTCTGAATCCCTCAATGTTGGTGCTGAGTATACCTTTAATAATTTTCTTGCTTTAAGAGCTGGGTATAAAAATTTGTTTTTGAAAAATTCTGAGGAGGGTTTAACCCTTGGAGTTGGTGTTAAGTATGATTTCTATCCTGGCTTTGGAATTAACTTTGACTACGCGTATCAAGATTTTGGAATTTTGAAGAACACTCAACATTTCTCAATATCAGTAAGATTTTAA
- the glnA gene encoding type I glutamate--ammonia ligase, translating into MKKRNANSIEKVFSLIKKHDIKMIDFKFIDFPFQWQHFSVPIDQFDESAFENGFGFDASSIRGWKAINESDMIIIPDPDTAFVDPFIDVPTLSLICDVYDPITHERYERCPRSIAQKAVEYLRSTGIADTAYFGPEAEFFIFNNVRFDASINYSYYEIDSQEGIWSRGKEFPNNGYFPRQKEGYFPVPPIDSFNDLRNEMVQTLIKCGIEVEAQHHEVATGGQGEIDLRFAELIRSADQLMMFKYIVKNTANKHGYTATFMPKPLFGDNGSGMHVHQSLWKNNKPLFAGKEYAGLSELALYYIGGLLKHAPALCAFTNPTTNSYKRLVPGFEAPVNLAYSQRNRSAAIRIPMYTHNPKAKRIEYRCPDPSCNPYLAFSAMLMAGLDGIINKIEPGEPLDKDIYDLPPEELKNVPHTPASLGEALEALKKDHEFLLRGNVFTEDVIKTWISYKETRELQEMALRPHPFEFALYYDV; encoded by the coding sequence ATGAAAAAACGAAATGCAAATTCCATAGAGAAAGTTTTTTCTCTAATAAAAAAGCATGACATAAAAATGATTGATTTTAAGTTCATTGATTTTCCATTTCAATGGCAGCATTTCTCCGTGCCTATTGATCAATTTGATGAATCCGCATTTGAAAATGGATTTGGTTTTGATGCTTCGAGTATCAGAGGCTGGAAAGCAATAAATGAAAGTGATATGATTATTATTCCAGATCCGGATACTGCTTTTGTTGATCCGTTCATTGATGTCCCTACTTTAAGCTTAATCTGCGATGTTTATGATCCTATTACTCATGAAAGATACGAAAGATGCCCAAGAAGTATTGCTCAAAAAGCAGTTGAATATCTAAGATCGACTGGCATCGCAGATACAGCCTACTTTGGTCCTGAAGCTGAATTTTTCATCTTTAATAATGTGAGATTTGATGCATCAATAAACTATTCCTATTATGAAATTGATTCACAAGAGGGAATTTGGAGTCGAGGAAAAGAGTTTCCAAATAATGGTTATTTCCCAAGACAGAAAGAAGGGTATTTCCCTGTTCCTCCGATCGATTCTTTTAATGATTTAAGAAATGAAATGGTCCAAACATTAATTAAGTGTGGGATTGAAGTTGAAGCACAACATCATGAAGTTGCAACAGGTGGACAAGGAGAAATTGATTTGAGATTCGCTGAATTAATTCGCTCAGCAGATCAATTGATGATGTTCAAATATATCGTTAAGAATACGGCAAACAAACATGGTTATACAGCTACATTTATGCCGAAACCATTATTTGGTGATAATGGAAGTGGAATGCATGTGCATCAAAGTTTGTGGAAAAACAACAAACCATTATTTGCTGGTAAAGAATATGCTGGACTAAGTGAACTTGCACTTTATTACATAGGTGGACTATTGAAACACGCGCCAGCTTTGTGTGCTTTCACTAATCCAACAACTAATTCTTATAAGCGGCTTGTTCCTGGATTTGAAGCTCCAGTTAATCTCGCTTATTCTCAAAGAAATAGAAGTGCTGCAATCAGAATACCAATGTACACACATAATCCAAAAGCAAAAAGAATTGAGTATCGATGTCCCGATCCATCGTGCAATCCATATCTTGCATTTTCAGCGATGTTAATGGCTGGACTTGATGGAATAATCAATAAAATTGAACCAGGAGAACCATTGGATAAAGACATTTATGATTTGCCGCCAGAAGAATTAAAGAATGTTCCTCATACTCCTGCATCACTTGGCGAAGCACTTGAAGCTTTGAAAAAAGATCACGAATTCCTTTTAAGGGGAAATGTCTTTACTGAGGATGTAATTAAGACCTGGATTTCTTATAAAGAAACTCGTGAATTACAAGAAATGGCTTTAAGACCGCATCCCTTTGAATTTGCACTTTATTATGATGTTTGA
- a CDS encoding cytochrome C produces MKSLISTFLFVSFLSLQLYANICVNCHKTITPNIVSDWQLSKHSQNDITCDVCHGKEHNNASNVDKVSMPNPEVCKQCHEIQVQQFSKGKHSFAWAAMKAMPTVHFQPMYLTEGMKGCGGCHKIGLKSDEEIKQLKAQGQQHGVASCDACHTRHTFSKKEAQQPQACQTCHMGFDHPQWEMYSASKHGVRYLLKQNGTLPEGTAAPTCQTCHMQNGNHEVRTAWGFLAVRLPLPEDEEWKKDQITILQALGVLDPEGNPTKLVDVVKAADVARLTKEDFDRERNKMIKTCGDCHSEKFAKAELEKGDKMIRAADKLMAEAIRTVAALYKDGIIEKPKDYPYAFPLLLTFHDASTVIEQKLFVMFLEHRMRTFQGTFHANPDYALWYGWSEMVRDLSEIKELAAQMRREKQMR; encoded by the coding sequence ATGAAATCTCTCATTTCCACTTTTCTCTTTGTTTCATTTCTCTCGTTGCAGTTATATGCAAATATTTGCGTAAACTGTCATAAAACTATCACACCAAATATCGTGAGTGACTGGCAACTCTCTAAACACTCACAGAATGATATAACCTGTGATGTTTGTCATGGTAAAGAACATAATAATGCATCAAATGTTGATAAAGTATCAATGCCAAATCCCGAAGTATGTAAACAATGTCACGAGATACAAGTTCAACAGTTTAGTAAAGGCAAACATTCTTTCGCCTGGGCAGCAATGAAAGCAATGCCAACTGTTCATTTCCAACCAATGTACCTTACAGAAGGAATGAAGGGATGCGGCGGTTGTCATAAAATTGGATTAAAATCCGATGAAGAAATAAAACAACTCAAAGCGCAGGGTCAACAGCACGGCGTAGCAAGCTGTGATGCCTGTCACACTAGACATACTTTTTCCAAAAAAGAAGCTCAGCAACCACAAGCCTGTCAAACCTGTCATATGGGTTTTGATCATCCACAATGGGAAATGTATTCAGCTTCAAAACATGGCGTCAGATATTTACTTAAACAAAATGGAACTCTTCCCGAAGGAACAGCTGCACCAACTTGTCAAACCTGTCATATGCAAAATGGAAATCATGAAGTAAGAACTGCATGGGGTTTCTTAGCTGTTAGATTACCTTTGCCAGAAGATGAGGAATGGAAAAAAGATCAAATAACTATCTTACAGGCTCTCGGTGTTTTAGATCCAGAAGGAAATCCTACAAAACTTGTTGATGTTGTTAAAGCTGCTGATGTAGCAAGATTGACCAAAGAAGACTTTGATCGTGAAAGAAATAAAATGATTAAGACCTGTGGTGATTGTCATTCTGAAAAGTTCGCTAAAGCAGAGCTTGAAAAAGGTGATAAGATGATCCGGGCTGCCGATAAATTAATGGCAGAAGCTATACGCACTGTTGCAGCACTTTATAAAGATGGAATAATTGAAAAACCAAAAGATTATCCTTATGCATTTCCATTGCTCTTAACTTTTCATGATGCATCGACTGTGATTGAACAAAAATTATTTGTTATGTTCCTTGAACACAGAATGCGAACATTTCAAGGGACATTTCATGCAAATCCTGATTATGCTCTGTGGTATGGCTGGAGTGAAATGGTTAGAGATTTATCGGAGATTAAAGAACTTGCAGCTCAAATGCGTCGAGAAAAACAAATGAGATAA
- a CDS encoding CapA family protein, which produces MKIQSLRFSSFILLFISAVIAYLITNKTDNLLTTSKTETHQDTIWISAVGDLMCHSPQIKDALKSDGRYDFSHMFEFVKPIISESDLAIGNLETVLAGSEKRFSGYPLFNSPDEFVYAIKDAGFDILITSNNHCLDRGFYGLERTIKILDSLAIKHSGTYSSKEDAEKILIINIKGIKLAILSYTYGTNGIAPPKDKEFCVAYIDTQKIKLDIEKAKQNNVDKIIVYLHWGNEYQRFPDALQKNLSKFLFENDVDIILGTHPHVIQPAELKSITTKEGKQKKVFVIYSMGNFISNQRDRFTDSGVIVHLSLIKNSFSGETCIDTVLFTSTYVSKINRRFRVIPTENALNNLKNNDSLWIKLLSTEEKKLRQVLNDFQNHIWMKSKN; this is translated from the coding sequence ATGAAAATTCAATCTTTAAGGTTTTCTTCTTTCATTCTCTTATTTATTTCTGCTGTTATCGCCTATTTAATTACTAACAAAACTGACAATTTACTAACCACAAGTAAAACAGAAACTCACCAGGATACGATCTGGATCTCTGCAGTTGGAGATTTAATGTGTCATTCACCACAAATTAAAGATGCACTTAAATCTGATGGACGTTATGATTTTTCACATATGTTTGAATTTGTAAAACCAATTATAAGTGAAAGTGATTTAGCAATTGGTAATTTAGAAACAGTTCTTGCCGGTTCAGAGAAAAGGTTTTCTGGTTATCCGCTCTTTAATTCACCTGATGAATTCGTTTATGCAATTAAAGATGCTGGCTTTGATATTTTGATTACTTCAAATAATCACTGCCTTGATAGAGGATTTTATGGATTAGAACGAACAATAAAAATTTTAGACAGTCTGGCTATAAAACATTCTGGAACGTATTCTTCAAAAGAAGATGCTGAAAAAATTTTGATAATCAATATAAAAGGGATCAAACTGGCAATTCTTTCTTATACTTACGGGACGAATGGAATTGCACCACCAAAAGACAAAGAATTTTGTGTTGCATATATCGATACTCAAAAAATAAAATTAGATATCGAAAAAGCTAAACAGAATAATGTTGATAAAATTATTGTTTATCTTCACTGGGGTAATGAATATCAACGATTTCCTGATGCTTTACAAAAAAATCTTTCAAAATTTCTTTTTGAAAATGATGTTGACATCATACTTGGAACTCATCCCCATGTCATTCAACCTGCTGAGTTAAAGTCAATCACCACGAAAGAAGGAAAACAGAAGAAAGTTTTTGTGATTTATTCAATGGGTAATTTTATTTCAAATCAAAGAGATAGATTTACTGATAGTGGAGTAATCGTTCATTTATCACTAATTAAAAATTCTTTTTCGGGCGAAACTTGTATTGATACAGTTTTATTTACTTCGACTTATGTTTCAAAAATAAATCGAAGGTTCAGAGTAATACCCACTGAAAATGCATTGAATAATCTTAAAAATAATGATTCATTGTGGATTAAACTCCTTTCAACGGAAGAAAAGAAACTGAGACAGGTCTTGAATGACTTTCAAAATCATATCTGGATGAAATCGAAGAATTAA
- a CDS encoding ABC transporter permease subunit, whose protein sequence is MKYIKKILKFEFSNVIRSRWVIFIFGFFFIVSYALFTFESNSQKSLISLFNLVIYLVPLIGLIFGTMYFYNSREYIELMLCQPIPRGALYFGLFLGTTLPLSLSLVSGILLPYILFNQDQNHFNLIFILMIESITLTFISISISFLISTKLSDKVKGLSLSLFLYLIMSIAFDGLMLLFIFMFSDYPIEKFLLFLSLLNPVNLSRTLFVLNFDTSALMGLTGAIFRKFYGSFFGTIVSAISLILWTVIPLWIGLKNFNKKDF, encoded by the coding sequence ATGAAATACATTAAGAAAATTTTGAAATTTGAATTCAGCAATGTGATCAGGAGTCGATGGGTAATTTTCATCTTTGGATTTTTCTTCATCGTCTCATACGCACTATTTACATTTGAGTCAAATTCCCAGAAATCTCTTATCAGTCTTTTTAATCTTGTGATCTACCTTGTCCCTTTGATTGGCTTAATTTTTGGAACAATGTATTTCTACAACTCCAGAGAATATATTGAACTAATGCTCTGTCAACCTATTCCACGAGGAGCATTATATTTTGGCTTATTTCTTGGAACAACTCTTCCACTTTCTTTAAGCCTCGTTAGTGGAATACTTTTACCATACATTTTATTCAATCAAGATCAAAATCATTTTAATCTTATTTTCATATTAATGATTGAAAGCATCACTCTTACATTTATTTCAATTTCAATTTCATTTTTAATTTCAACAAAACTTTCTGATAAAGTTAAAGGTCTAAGTCTTTCTCTCTTCTTATATTTGATAATGTCAATTGCCTTTGATGGGCTGATGCTTTTATTCATTTTTATGTTCAGTGATTATCCAATTGAAAAATTTTTGCTCTTCCTGTCGTTACTAAATCCAGTTAATTTATCAAGAACGCTTTTCGTTCTAAACTTTGATACATCAGCTTTGATGGGATTAACAGGCGCTATATTTAGAAAATTTTATGGAAGTTTTTTCGGGACAATAGTCTCAGCAATTTCTTTAATCCTGTGGACAGTTATTCCTTTATGGATTGGGCTAAAAAATTTTAATAAAAAAGATTTCTGA
- a CDS encoding Lrp/AsnC family transcriptional regulator, producing MYSLDEIDFKIAELLQENARIKRSDLAEKVNLTVPAISERIKKLEDKGLIKRYTAHIDFKKAGYDVTAFIFVFMESSKYYHSFTQKAMNEPEILECHSITGEGSHILKVVTENTSSLEKILSKIQAWPGVTGTKTNVVLSTIKDFQIVKIKQKEREHR from the coding sequence ATGTATTCATTGGATGAAATTGATTTTAAGATAGCTGAATTGCTTCAAGAGAACGCCAGAATAAAAAGAAGCGACTTGGCAGAAAAGGTCAATTTAACTGTTCCAGCAATCAGTGAGAGGATAAAAAAATTAGAAGATAAAGGATTGATTAAGAGATACACAGCACATATTGATTTTAAAAAAGCTGGATACGATGTAACAGCATTCATCTTCGTCTTTATGGAGTCGTCAAAATATTATCATTCATTTACGCAAAAGGCAATGAACGAACCTGAAATACTTGAATGTCATTCAATAACAGGTGAGGGCTCGCATATCTTAAAAGTTGTAACTGAAAATACCTCTTCGCTCGAAAAAATCCTCTCAAAGATTCAAGCATGGCCAGGAGTTACAGGTACAAAAACCAATGTAGTTTTATCAACAATTAAAGATTTTCAAATAGTTAAAATCAAACAAAAGGAAAGGGAACACAGATGA
- a CDS encoding metal-sulfur cluster assembly factor codes for MLNKEITKEDVIDSLKSVIDPEIGINIVDLGLIYNISINDDLIEIDMTLTTPGCPMHGSISDWVKRILELSFPEKKIIVNLVWEPVWTPEKMSEEARKQLGI; via the coding sequence ATGCTGAACAAAGAAATAACCAAAGAAGATGTAATTGATTCATTGAAATCCGTTATTGATCCAGAAATAGGAATTAACATAGTTGACCTTGGATTAATTTATAACATTTCCATTAATGATGATTTAATCGAAATAGATATGACACTTACAACTCCCGGTTGCCCAATGCATGGAAGTATAAGCGACTGGGTAAAAAGAATTTTAGAACTCTCTTTCCCTGAAAAGAAAATAATTGTAAATCTTGTTTGGGAACCAGTATGGACACCCGAAAAAATGTCTGAAGAAGCAAGAAAACAATTGGGAATTTAA
- a CDS encoding TonB-dependent receptor translates to MKSRNFILGLFTLILLTAISNYIFAGTTGKIAGRVTDAKTGEGIPFANVIIEGTTLGAATNLEGYYTIINVPPGVYTLRASVVGYETKIVTNVRVNIDLTTRIDFELREKTVELGQEVVVTATRPLVQKDLTASTSVVGSDLISELPVTEVRDVLTLQAGVIVSAGGGIHVRGGRSGQLAYQIDGVTITDAYDNSTVIDVGTNAIQELQVISGAFNAEYGQAMSGVVNIVTKDGDNKFNGNIQLYSGDYFSNRKNIFMNIDHINPLSVQSVDASLSGPILKDRLFFFTNARYYYNEGYLYGKRIFLPTDVTREVSPDSFIVQASGDGAFVPMNPNKRFFYQAKLTQRVTSTFKLSYNFIYDYQNYKDYDDFQRLNPDNNLNRFRKGYSNTISINHAISNWTFYQLNFSYYFKDYRHYLYKNIYTGDPARPTLYVDNDLIQNPPYSFSTGGTNTSRFVRNTGTYSVRLDWTSQLTQEVGIKFGGEFKQHRIYYENINLQPMVDANGNKVNPYNVVIPPVTTNNYDTYLRKPQEGAAYVQTKLEMFNMIVNAGIRLDVFNPDGVVLSDPTDPNIYDPIKPDNKFFDYNGNGVQDPGEPSKTVEDRLKYWYKKASIKYQVSPRVGIAYPITDKGVIHFSYGHFLQLPSYELLYTNPDFELGVGSGNQGLFGNADLKPQKTVKGEIGLQQQIGDDISIDVTMFFEDFRDLIGTQTDEVLVFGGARSYSIFANSDFGFSKGITLRFEKRFSGGLATNLDYTYSITKGNASNPADARNAILGGAAPETFIAPLDWDQTHTLNIVVAYTKPRDFGFSIIGNLYSGQPYTPQINKNTRVTQNAFPRNSGRKPSIFNVDLRAYKDIPIASTTLTFFVKVYNVFDANNPRGVYGDTGDPFFTFGKLEAQKINPKLYYNTLDELYTNPGFFSEPRRVEFGISYNF, encoded by the coding sequence ATGAAATCCCGAAATTTCATATTAGGGCTCTTTACTTTGATATTATTGACCGCAATTTCGAATTACATTTTTGCGGGCACGACAGGTAAAATTGCTGGAAGAGTTACTGATGCAAAAACAGGCGAAGGAATTCCATTCGCTAATGTAATAATTGAAGGTACAACTTTAGGTGCAGCAACTAATCTTGAAGGATATTACACAATTATCAATGTCCCTCCTGGAGTTTACACTCTTAGAGCCTCGGTTGTTGGTTATGAAACCAAAATTGTAACAAATGTCCGAGTGAATATTGATCTAACTACCCGTATTGATTTCGAATTACGAGAAAAAACAGTCGAACTTGGGCAGGAAGTCGTCGTAACTGCAACAAGACCTCTAGTTCAAAAAGATTTAACTGCATCAACATCTGTTGTTGGTTCGGATTTAATTTCTGAACTACCAGTTACTGAAGTTCGCGATGTTCTTACTTTGCAGGCAGGAGTTATAGTTTCTGCTGGCGGAGGTATTCATGTTCGTGGTGGAAGAAGTGGTCAGCTTGCTTATCAAATTGATGGTGTAACCATTACTGATGCTTATGACAATTCTACAGTTATTGATGTTGGAACTAATGCAATTCAGGAATTGCAGGTAATTTCTGGTGCTTTTAATGCTGAGTATGGTCAGGCGATGAGTGGTGTTGTCAATATTGTGACCAAAGATGGTGATAATAAATTTAACGGCAACATTCAGCTTTATAGTGGTGATTATTTCTCCAATCGAAAAAATATTTTTATGAATATTGATCATATTAATCCACTTTCTGTTCAAAGTGTCGATGCGAGTTTAAGCGGACCAATCTTGAAAGATAGATTGTTCTTCTTCACCAATGCAAGATATTATTACAACGAAGGATATCTTTATGGCAAACGAATTTTCCTTCCAACTGATGTGACCCGCGAAGTTTCTCCTGATAGTTTTATTGTTCAAGCAAGTGGTGATGGTGCATTTGTTCCGATGAATCCTAATAAACGATTTTTCTATCAGGCAAAATTAACTCAGAGAGTTACCTCTACTTTCAAATTGAGCTATAATTTTATTTATGATTATCAGAATTACAAAGATTACGATGATTTTCAGAGATTAAATCCTGATAACAATCTTAACCGCTTTAGAAAAGGTTATTCTAATACTATTTCAATTAATCATGCAATTTCAAACTGGACATTTTACCAATTGAACTTTTCTTACTATTTCAAAGATTATCGTCATTATCTTTACAAAAATATTTATACAGGTGATCCAGCAAGACCCACTCTATATGTTGATAATGATTTAATTCAAAATCCGCCATATAGTTTTAGTACTGGTGGAACAAATACAAGCCGGTTTGTCCGCAACACTGGAACTTATTCTGTAAGATTAGATTGGACATCTCAATTAACTCAAGAAGTTGGAATTAAATTTGGTGGTGAATTCAAACAGCATCGAATTTATTATGAAAACATTAATCTTCAACCAATGGTCGATGCCAATGGAAATAAAGTAAATCCATATAATGTTGTAATCCCTCCAGTCACAACAAATAACTATGATACTTATCTAAGAAAACCTCAGGAAGGTGCTGCATACGTCCAGACAAAACTCGAAATGTTTAATATGATTGTTAATGCTGGAATTCGTCTCGATGTTTTTAATCCTGATGGAGTGGTATTAAGTGATCCAACAGATCCAAACATTTATGATCCAATCAAACCTGACAATAAATTTTTTGATTACAATGGAAATGGAGTTCAAGATCCTGGAGAACCTTCCAAAACAGTTGAAGATAGATTAAAATATTGGTACAAAAAAGCATCTATCAAATATCAAGTCAGCCCAAGAGTTGGAATTGCTTATCCAATTACAGATAAAGGTGTGATTCATTTTTCTTATGGACATTTTCTACAATTGCCATCTTATGAATTACTTTATACAAATCCTGATTTTGAATTGGGTGTCGGTAGTGGTAATCAAGGCTTATTTGGAAATGCTGATCTTAAGCCGCAAAAGACCGTTAAAGGTGAAATTGGATTGCAACAACAAATTGGCGATGATATATCAATTGATGTAACGATGTTCTTTGAAGATTTTAGAGATTTGATTGGAACTCAAACTGACGAGGTTTTAGTTTTTGGTGGTGCAAGAAGCTATTCAATTTTTGCTAATAGTGATTTTGGATTTTCGAAGGGAATTACTTTAAGATTTGAAAAGAGATTTTCAGGTGGACTGGCAACAAATCTCGATTATACTTATTCAATTACAAAAGGAAATGCGTCCAATCCAGCCGATGCACGAAATGCAATTCTTGGTGGTGCCGCACCAGAAACTTTCATCGCTCCACTCGATTGGGATCAAACGCATACTTTAAATATTGTTGTAGCTTATACTAAACCGAGAGATTTTGGATTTTCGATTATTGGTAATCTTTATTCAGGTCAACCTTACACTCCTCAGATAAATAAAAATACTCGAGTAACTCAAAACGCTTTCCCAAGAAACAGTGGAAGAAAACCAAGTATCTTCAATGTTGATTTAAGAGCTTACAAAGATATTCCAATAGCAAGTACAACTCTGACATTCTTTGTTAAAGTTTATAATGTTTTTGATGCGAATAATCCAAGAGGAGTTTATGGTGATACAGGTGATCCATTCTTCACCTTTGGTAAACTTGAGGCTCAGAAAATTAATCCAAAGCTTTATTACAATACATTGGACGAACTTTACACAAATCCAGGTTTCTTCTCTGAACCTCGTAGAGTAGAATTTGGAATTTCTTATAACTTTTAA
- a CDS encoding DoxX family protein, with protein sequence MSKYFKYFEERKSLAYSYIRIFLGFALLIRGLLFVMNPKTLTALAGSEQNFWLFAYVAVGHLIGGFLLGIGYFTRLASLIQIPILFGAIFIYHLKQGLLTSGQSLEISVLVLFLLIIFFLFGGGELSLDNRKSSK encoded by the coding sequence ATGTCAAAATATTTCAAATACTTCGAAGAGCGAAAATCCTTAGCGTACTCATACATAAGAATTTTTCTTGGATTTGCTCTTCTCATTAGAGGTTTGTTATTTGTAATGAATCCAAAAACTTTAACCGCTTTAGCAGGAAGCGAGCAAAATTTCTGGCTCTTTGCTTATGTCGCAGTGGGACATTTAATTGGTGGATTTTTACTTGGAATTGGTTACTTCACAAGACTTGCATCATTAATTCAAATTCCAATTTTATTTGGTGCAATCTTTATTTATCACTTAAAGCAAGGTTTATTGACTTCAGGACAATCACTCGAAATTTCTGTGCTTGTTTTATTCTTACTGATTATCTTTTTCTTATTTGGCGGTGGTGAGCTCAGTCTAGATAATAGAAAATCATCAAAATGA